A window of the Desulfopila inferna genome harbors these coding sequences:
- a CDS encoding M23 family metallopeptidase has product MRLNKKSKNSGIGKFFLFLLLGIVVAGGAYVTLVFFENSPPTLQLTGDTEHIGKTADFSIIAGDDNSGLRSVRLILRQDDKEYVLAEESFPRNGYTGRIGPASFSKEVTFDTDGKGISDGPAELVVQAADYSLRGYLSGNTVDMTKNVTVDTVPPKVLVLHSERYIQPGGSGLVIYKVDGEATRHGVQFGGHFHAGHPVEDGREDIFVAYIALPYDATEMGKAMIQAEDAAGNLGSQPFSPVFQKKPIKRDRINVGDGFLSAKVPEFEGYYPEMQGSMKEKYLYTNREVRKANNDKIFQLCQNPVSQRLWKGGFQRMAGASRAGFADYRTYYYQGEEIDKQVHLGMDIASTQHAEVRAANTGEVVFADYLGIYGNMVLLDHGQGVFSLYSHLSSIQVAAGDSVNINDTLGLTGTSGMAGGDHLHFSMLINGIFVTPKEWWDEHWVEVTVSEPLVGSKF; this is encoded by the coding sequence ATGCGACTTAACAAAAAATCAAAAAACAGCGGTATTGGTAAATTTTTTCTCTTCTTACTTTTAGGTATTGTCGTTGCCGGAGGGGCCTATGTCACCCTGGTTTTCTTTGAAAACTCTCCTCCAACTCTGCAACTCACCGGTGATACGGAACATATCGGAAAAACGGCGGATTTCTCTATAATAGCTGGTGATGACAACAGCGGTCTGCGTTCAGTCCGGCTAATTCTCCGTCAAGACGACAAAGAATACGTACTAGCCGAGGAGTCTTTTCCCAGAAATGGCTATACCGGCAGAATTGGCCCGGCCTCTTTCAGTAAAGAAGTAACCTTTGATACCGATGGGAAAGGTATTTCGGACGGTCCCGCCGAGCTGGTTGTACAGGCCGCGGATTATTCTTTGCGCGGCTATCTATCCGGCAATACGGTAGATATGACAAAAAATGTCACTGTTGATACCGTTCCACCCAAAGTGCTGGTGTTGCATTCAGAAAGATATATACAACCGGGAGGCAGCGGACTGGTGATTTACAAAGTAGACGGTGAGGCTACCAGGCATGGTGTTCAATTCGGCGGTCATTTCCATGCAGGTCATCCGGTGGAAGACGGCAGAGAAGACATCTTTGTTGCCTATATCGCACTGCCTTACGATGCCACAGAGATGGGCAAGGCTATGATTCAGGCGGAGGATGCCGCCGGTAATCTGGGGAGCCAGCCCTTTTCCCCGGTATTTCAAAAAAAGCCGATAAAACGTGACCGCATCAACGTCGGAGACGGCTTTCTATCAGCAAAGGTTCCTGAGTTTGAAGGGTATTATCCTGAAATGCAGGGAAGCATGAAAGAAAAGTATCTGTACACCAACCGAGAAGTGCGTAAAGCGAACAATGACAAGATCTTTCAACTTTGCCAGAACCCGGTATCCCAGCGTCTGTGGAAAGGTGGATTTCAGAGAATGGCCGGAGCATCGCGAGCTGGTTTTGCTGATTACCGGACCTATTATTATCAAGGTGAGGAAATAGACAAGCAGGTTCATCTCGGCATGGATATAGCTTCAACTCAGCACGCCGAGGTTCGTGCTGCCAATACGGGTGAAGTTGTCTTTGCCGATTATCTGGGGATTTACGGCAATATGGTCCTCCTTGATCATGGCCAGGGCGTCTTCAGCCTCTATTCTCATCTCAGCAGTATTCAGGTTGCCGCCGGTGACAGTGTTAATATCAACGATACCCTCGGCCTAACCGGTACGAGCGGTATGGCGGGTGGCGATCATCTCCACTTTTCCATGCTTATCAATGGCATTTTCGTGACGCCGAAGGAATGGTGGGATGAGCATTGGGTAGAGGTGACCGTCTCGGAGCCGCTGGTAGGTTCAAAATTTTGA
- the cutA gene encoding divalent-cation tolerance protein CutA — MKEMLIVQTTFSEREEAVSLAKKLLQKRLVACAQLSGGIESFYWWNDVIEQSPEYVLTMKTTADSYGMLERYIKKLHSYETPEIVAVAVEQVESDYLQWLRTEIQIRDE, encoded by the coding sequence ATGAAAGAAATGCTTATAGTGCAGACTACTTTCTCGGAGAGAGAGGAAGCTGTCTCTCTAGCAAAAAAGCTCTTACAGAAAAGACTTGTCGCCTGTGCCCAGCTTTCCGGTGGCATAGAGTCATTTTACTGGTGGAATGATGTTATAGAGCAGAGCCCTGAATACGTTTTGACTATGAAAACCACTGCGGACAGTTATGGAATGCTGGAACGATATATCAAAAAACTGCATTCCTACGAGACCCCCGAAATTGTGGCTGTTGCCGTAGAACAGGTTGAATCGGACTATCTGCAATGGTTAAGAACGGAAATACAAATACGGGATGAATGA
- a CDS encoding type III pantothenate kinase, which produces MLFVIDIGNSHTVIGLYEKDNLQGHWRIKSDRNQTPDEIAIQFNALFAMAGLNHLKISGIIISSVVPSLEAAWIDCCTKHFSDSRGSRPFIVNSESLKDLITIKTDYPAEVGADRLVNAIAAWSRYGSHLIVIDFGTAITFDCVTDSCEYIGGTILPGVAISLEALSNRAAKLPHIDISTSPETIIGKNTVDAMKSGVLHGYGAMIDGLVDILGKEMCSSSKINVVATGGMAELIIPYSRKVDHVEPMLTLQGLHYIYTKVHEK; this is translated from the coding sequence ATGCTTTTTGTCATAGACATTGGGAATTCTCATACGGTTATAGGACTTTATGAAAAGGATAATCTTCAAGGTCACTGGAGAATTAAATCCGACCGAAATCAAACTCCGGATGAGATAGCTATACAATTCAATGCTCTCTTCGCCATGGCCGGGCTTAACCATCTAAAAATATCAGGTATTATAATATCCAGCGTTGTCCCCTCGCTCGAAGCAGCATGGATTGACTGCTGTACCAAGCATTTTTCAGACAGCCGTGGTTCCCGTCCTTTCATTGTCAATAGTGAAAGCCTGAAAGATCTGATCACTATCAAAACAGATTATCCCGCCGAGGTGGGTGCGGATCGACTGGTCAACGCCATAGCTGCGTGGTCCCGGTATGGATCGCATCTGATCGTCATCGATTTTGGAACGGCCATTACCTTCGATTGCGTGACCGATAGCTGCGAATATATCGGCGGGACTATATTACCGGGCGTTGCCATTTCCCTGGAGGCATTATCAAACAGGGCTGCCAAGCTGCCTCATATCGACATCTCTACATCACCCGAAACCATAATCGGTAAAAACACCGTAGATGCCATGAAAAGCGGGGTTCTTCACGGATATGGGGCAATGATAGACGGATTGGTCGATATACTGGGAAAGGAAATGTGCAGTTCTTCGAAAATCAATGTAGTAGCAACCGGTGGTATGGCCGAACTCATAATTCCCTACAGTCGTAAAGTCGATCAT